A single genomic interval of Ischnura elegans chromosome 3, ioIscEleg1.1, whole genome shotgun sequence harbors:
- the LOC124156346 gene encoding phenoloxidase-activating factor 2-like — translation MRRWCYALAVVLVAHGSLIRAENATAAAEEQKPCKCVPYYTCPEVDASDERNKNDESIQCENFLEVCCKSPHSVSRRQLAPSRPSMKKGCGYRNPYGVGASGRRVTDNEARFGEFPWVVAVMTSEKPAQGGHSSTQTENTSKCGGSLIHPKVVLTGAHCVSGKEANQVKIRAGEWNILDDDEPIAAQERYVERIVAHEDFNGGNLFNDVALLVLSKSVNPAENIGFACLPDQEYSPAPGAWCYATGWGKDVSDDENRSQGILKKIGVPVVANPDCQDALRNTILGKHFKLHQSFMCAGGEEGKDACKGDGGNPLLCPLPEKQEVFVQSGIVAWGIGCGKDETPGVYASVAFFRNWIDEEMHRLQLDTSYYSYSRNLGISRNIKS, via the exons ATGAGGAGGTGGTGTTACGCATTAGCCGTGGTGCTGGTCGCCCATGGGTCGCTCATCAGAGCAGAAAATGCCACCGCCGCCGCAGAGGAGCAGAAACCCTGCAAGTGTGTGCCTTACTACACATGCCCCGAAGTGGACGCATCAGACGAAAGAAACAAGAATGATGAGAG cATTCAATGCGAGAACTTCTTGGAAGTATGCTGCAAATCGCCTCATTCCGTATCCCGTCGTCAACTGGCTCCCTCACGGCCGTCCATGAAGAAAGGATGCGGGTATCGGAATCCGTACGGAGTCGGAGCCAGCGGCAGGAGGGTCACGGACAACGAGGCGCGCTTCGGAGAATTCCCATGGGTGGTGGCTGTGATGACGTCGGAAAAACCAGCGCAGGGAGGGCATTCGTCCACGCAGACGGAAAACACGAGCAAATGCGGCGGGTCCCTGATACACCCGAAGGTGGTGCTCACGGGAGCTCACTGCGTCAGCGG GAAGGAAGCCAATCAAGTGAAGATCCGCGCCGGAGAATGGAACATACTGGACGATGATGAGCCCATAGCAGCTCAAGAAAGATACGTGGAACGCATTGTGGCTCACGAGGATTTTAATGGCGGAAACCTCTTCAACGACGTGGCTCTTCTAGTTCTATCGAAGTCGGTTAATCCAGCGGAAAACATCGGATTCGCTTGTTTGCCAGATCAAGAATATTCCCCGGCTCCTGGAGCATGGTGCTATGCAACTGGATGGGGAAAAGACGTTTCAG ATGATGAAAACCGCAGTCAAGGTATTTTGAAGAAGATCGGCGTTCCTGTGGTCGCGAATCCAGATTGCCAGGATGCACTCCGCAATACTATTCTGGGCAAGCACTTCAAGCTTCATCAATCATTCATGTGTGCTGGAGGAGAGGAGGGCAAGGATGCATGCAAG GGTGATGGAGGAAACCCGCTCTTGTGCCCACTTCCTGAAAAGCAAGAAGTATTCGTCCAATCCGGGATAGTTGCTTGGGGGATAGGGTGCGGTAAGGATGAAACACCGGGTGTGTATGCCAGCGTAGCTTTCTTCAGGAACTGGATTGATGAGGAAATGCACAGATTGCAGCTGGACACGTCCTATTATTCTTACTCACGGAACTTGGGAATCAGCCGCAATATCAAAAGCTAA